TTACACATGGATCCTTGCCTCAGGGTCTGCCTCAGGGGAATCCAGAGACAGAATGAATTAATGCATGAAAGATGGAGGTTCAGATCCTCACTCCACCACGTAGGCATTGAGCAACCTTAGGCGATCCCACCCCTCGCTGAGCTTTGGCCTGTTTTGGTCAGTAGCACATGCATTACAGCAATGCCCACCTCCTGGGGTttccaagtgaaagaagccagaaccAAGGGCAGTAACAGCAGCATGAAGGCGCCCGATTCCCGTTCTGCTGTATTCCTTACCCCCTGtgatggggagggaggagccGCAGAtgctctgcctcctgccctggCACCGAGGGGTTTTCCCAGCATGTGCCAGGTCAGTCCTGGGCAGCTTCCCATAAGCCTTTCTCTCTGAGATCCTGTCTGTGGAGAGAAAACATCAGAAGGCTGGGGTGCTAATGAGGCCCAGAGTTATCCTCAGGTTAATGTTCTTTGACTTTGAACACCACAATTCCCACTTAGGCCTCCTGTTACTCCTCCTGCTGACAGAAATGTGAAGGGAAATCAATTACAGTCCCCTAGCCCACATCTAAGGGTCAGCCATCAGTCTCTTCCTTTGTCAGGCAGCCACAGTGACCCATTTTAGGCCCCCACTCAGCAAAGGAATGAGACTCACCCGCTGGATTTGGGGATGTGGTTTCTTGACCCCTCGCAGCTGCCCAGAGCACTAGAAGTTCTTGTAGAGCTGGAGAAACTTGCCAGAATAAGTCAGAACCCCTTGAACTCATCGTTCCCCCTTAACAAAAgccacctcctccctcctgaAAGGCACCATTGTCACCGAAACAAGCCCCCTTTGTCCTCCACCGCAGCTGGAGCCTGGGCCTCCCATCTCCTGGGGGCTGATCAAACCCCAGATCAGCCAAtcctccctccctggctctgTCAAGTAGCAGGCACGTTCCTGGTGGCGGGGAGTCTGTCGAGATGTTCTCAAATGCAGGGCGATGCCCCTTTGAGATAAAAGGGACAAGTCAGCCAGTGTCAGGCCCGCGGAGGTTGCTTATTGGCAGATGGGACTTGCTGCTGCTGCCCTAAACAAGGACCACAGACTCAATGCCTACAGGGgccaggcagaggcagaagagggaaGCGAGGTGGATGTGAAGCagtagggagtggtggggaccGTGGAG
This genomic window from Macaca mulatta isolate MMU2019108-1 chromosome 20, T2T-MMU8v2.0, whole genome shotgun sequence contains:
- the LOC144337950 gene encoding uncharacterized protein LOC144337950, giving the protein MSSRGSDLFWQVSPALQELLVLWAAARGQETTSPNPADRISERKAYGKLPRTDLAHAGKTPRCQGRRQSICGSSLPITGGKEYSRTGIGRLHAAVTALGSGFFHLETPGAGRKIHSQRRQPCGVLAKPSAALGLSPRHAGP